A window of Aeromicrobium sp. Root236 contains these coding sequences:
- a CDS encoding CaiB/BaiF CoA-transferase family protein, whose product MTTTRSGPLQGVRVVELVGIGPGPFAGMLLADLGADVIRIDRPGGAGLVVPTAQDVLSRGRPSVALNLKDPRAVEVVLDLVEQADILIEGFRPGVTERLGIGPEACHARNPQLVYGRITGWGQDGPLSQTAGHDVNYISVAGALDPIGRAGGPPQIPLNLLGDFAGGSMYLVTGVLAALTHARTSGEGQVVDAAITDGAAHLLAMQLSMQAAGLWTTERGTNLLDTGSPYYDVYETSDGRWMSVGALEPRFYEVLIEILGLEDPPDRNDLGQWPELRKVLAETFAARTQAEWTELFDGTDACVAPVIPMHEAAQHPHNAARGTYVDEGGVTQPAPAPRFSGTPTTLTTPPAKPGANTAEALAAWGITDVDGLIADGVAVQAD is encoded by the coding sequence GTGACCACCACTCGATCCGGACCCCTGCAGGGCGTACGTGTCGTCGAGCTCGTCGGCATCGGTCCCGGACCGTTCGCCGGCATGCTGCTCGCCGACCTCGGCGCCGACGTCATCCGCATCGACCGGCCCGGTGGCGCCGGGCTGGTGGTGCCGACCGCGCAGGACGTGCTCAGCCGCGGCCGCCCGTCGGTCGCGCTCAACCTCAAGGATCCGCGCGCCGTCGAGGTCGTGCTGGACCTGGTCGAGCAGGCCGACATCCTGATCGAGGGATTCCGGCCCGGCGTCACCGAGCGCCTCGGCATCGGCCCGGAGGCCTGCCACGCCCGCAATCCCCAGCTCGTCTACGGGCGCATCACCGGCTGGGGCCAGGACGGTCCGCTGTCGCAGACCGCCGGCCACGACGTCAACTACATCTCCGTCGCGGGCGCGCTGGACCCCATCGGCCGCGCGGGGGGACCACCGCAGATCCCGCTCAACCTGCTGGGTGACTTCGCCGGTGGGTCGATGTACCTCGTCACCGGAGTCCTCGCCGCGCTGACGCATGCGCGTACGTCGGGCGAGGGGCAGGTCGTCGACGCGGCGATCACCGACGGCGCTGCCCACCTGCTGGCCATGCAGCTGTCGATGCAGGCGGCAGGCCTCTGGACGACCGAGCGCGGCACCAACCTGCTCGACACGGGCTCGCCCTACTACGACGTCTACGAGACGTCCGACGGCCGATGGATGTCGGTGGGCGCCCTCGAGCCGCGGTTCTACGAGGTCCTCATCGAGATCCTCGGTCTCGAGGACCCGCCCGACCGCAACGACCTGGGCCAGTGGCCCGAGCTGCGCAAGGTCCTCGCCGAGACGTTCGCGGCCAGGACGCAGGCGGAGTGGACCGAGCTGTTCGACGGCACGGACGCGTGCGTCGCCCCCGTCATCCCCATGCACGAGGCGGCGCAGCACCCGCACAACGCCGCCCGCGGGACGTACGTCGACGAAGGTGGCGTCACCCAGCCCGCGCCGGCGCCCCGCTTCTCCGGGACCCCCACGACCCTGACCACCCCGCCGGCCAAGCCGGGGGCCAACACTGCCGAGGCGCTTGCCGCCTGGGGCATCACCGACGTCGACGGCCTCATCGCCGACGGCGTCGCCGTACAAGCCGACTGA
- a CDS encoding alpha/beta fold hydrolase: protein MTTRLAYTRKGTGEPLLLIHGIGHRRQAWDPVLDRLAESYDVIAIDLAGFGESEPYPAGTAYNMDNACRIIGENLEEWGVSEPHVVGNSLGGAIALEMGARGMARSVTALSPAGFFRNIGDRLVALFALILLKLSSYLPLAVVRPALRSARARTLIGRTLYVHGERISPEDFVGDALALRNGPAFFPTFRAGFTYGFTSRVDVPTTIAWATRDQVLVYGQSGLAQERLPEARHVALPHCGHVPMVDDPELIVRVIDNTVAEASESKEQAA from the coding sequence ATGACGACTCGCCTCGCGTACACCCGCAAGGGCACCGGTGAACCCCTCCTGCTGATCCACGGCATCGGGCACCGGCGACAGGCCTGGGACCCGGTGCTCGACCGGCTCGCCGAGTCGTACGACGTCATCGCCATCGACCTGGCCGGGTTCGGCGAGTCCGAGCCCTATCCGGCCGGCACGGCGTACAACATGGACAACGCGTGCCGCATCATCGGCGAGAACCTCGAGGAGTGGGGCGTCTCCGAGCCACACGTCGTCGGCAACTCGCTCGGCGGCGCGATCGCGCTCGAGATGGGTGCGCGTGGCATGGCCCGCTCGGTCACCGCTCTCAGCCCTGCCGGTTTCTTCCGCAACATCGGCGACCGCCTCGTCGCGCTCTTCGCCCTGATCCTGCTCAAGCTGTCGTCGTACCTGCCGCTCGCGGTCGTCCGGCCCGCGCTGCGCAGCGCCCGCGCCCGCACGCTGATCGGGCGGACGCTGTACGTGCACGGCGAGCGGATCTCGCCGGAGGACTTCGTCGGCGACGCGCTCGCGCTGCGCAACGGCCCGGCGTTCTTCCCGACGTTCCGGGCAGGGTTCACCTACGGGTTCACCAGCCGGGTCGACGTGCCGACGACGATCGCCTGGGCCACGCGCGACCAGGTGCTGGTCTACGGCCAGTCCGGTCTCGCCCAGGAGCGCCTGCCCGAGGCGCGCCACGTCGCGTTGCCGCACTGCGGCCACGTGCCGATGGTCGACGACCCGGAGCTGATCGTGCGGGTCATCGACAACACCGTCGCCGAGGCGTCGGAGTCCAAGGAGCAGGCCGCCTAA
- a CDS encoding FAD-dependent oxidoreductase, whose product MEIYDSVVIGGGQAGLSSSYHLKKRGISHVLLDANPGPGGAWQHRWDALTMSDVHRVSDLPDDPIPDAAETERANAFVPAYFADYERMHELPVIRPVQVRSVSDDPSTSSGTPLLRIEADQGTWLSRTLVNATGTWTRPFIPYYPGAETFAGEQLHTVDYPGREHFRGKRVLVVGGGASAVQFLGALRPLTDTLWVTRREPVWRNDEFTPEIGREVVARVEKRVRQGLPPRSVVSVTGLMLRPQEREAERLGAYERRPMFSRIEPSGVRWADGTFEQVDVILWATGFRPAIEHLGPLHLRSPRGGIQLDGTTAVADPRVQMVGYGPSASTIGANRAGRTAARGVANWLASEAVGELA is encoded by the coding sequence GTGGAGATCTACGACTCGGTGGTGATCGGCGGCGGGCAGGCGGGCCTGTCCTCGTCGTACCACCTGAAGAAGCGCGGGATCTCGCACGTCCTGCTCGACGCCAACCCGGGCCCCGGTGGCGCGTGGCAGCACCGGTGGGACGCGCTGACGATGAGCGACGTCCACCGCGTCTCGGACCTCCCGGACGACCCGATCCCCGACGCCGCTGAGACCGAGCGCGCCAACGCGTTCGTGCCGGCGTACTTCGCGGACTACGAGCGTATGCACGAGCTGCCGGTCATCCGTCCGGTCCAGGTGCGGTCGGTGAGCGACGACCCTTCGACGAGCTCAGGGACCCCGTTGCTTCGCATCGAGGCCGATCAGGGCACGTGGCTCAGCCGTACGCTCGTCAACGCGACCGGCACGTGGACACGTCCCTTCATCCCGTACTACCCGGGCGCCGAGACGTTCGCCGGCGAGCAGCTGCACACCGTCGACTACCCCGGTCGCGAGCACTTCCGCGGCAAGCGAGTCCTCGTCGTGGGCGGCGGCGCATCGGCGGTCCAGTTCCTCGGCGCGCTGCGGCCCCTCACCGACACGCTCTGGGTGACCCGCCGCGAGCCGGTCTGGCGCAACGACGAGTTCACCCCGGAGATCGGCCGTGAGGTGGTGGCCCGGGTCGAGAAGCGCGTACGCCAGGGGCTTCCCCCGCGCAGCGTCGTGAGCGTGACCGGTCTGATGCTCCGGCCGCAGGAGCGCGAGGCCGAGCGCCTCGGCGCGTACGAGCGGCGGCCGATGTTCAGCCGGATCGAGCCGTCGGGTGTGCGGTGGGCCGATGGGACGTTCGAGCAGGTCGACGTGATCCTCTGGGCGACCGGGTTCCGTCCGGCGATCGAGCACCTGGGACCGTTGCACCTGCGCAGCCCGCGGGGCGGCATCCAGCTCGACGGCACGACGGCAGTCGCCGATCCGCGTGTGCAGATGGTCGGCTACGGGCCCTCTGCCAGCACGATCGGCGCCAACCGGGCCGGGCGTACGGCCGCGCGTGGCGTCGCGAACTGGCTGGCGTCAGAAGCTGTCGGCGAGCTGGCCTGA
- a CDS encoding YciI family protein, which produces MAYFATIYRYTDEDARRDQVRPTHRDYLRQLTEQGRLAVSGPYVGGERGGALLIFIADDEAGALELSANDPFMLEGLVEERTVREWQPVSGQLADSF; this is translated from the coding sequence ATGGCCTACTTTGCGACGATCTACCGCTACACCGACGAGGACGCCCGCCGTGACCAGGTGCGACCGACGCACCGCGACTACCTGCGGCAGCTGACCGAGCAGGGCCGCCTCGCGGTCTCCGGCCCGTACGTCGGTGGCGAGCGTGGTGGCGCGCTGCTGATCTTCATCGCCGACGACGAGGCCGGAGCGCTCGAGCTCTCGGCCAACGACCCGTTCATGCTCGAAGGGCTGGTCGAGGAGCGGACCGTGCGCGAGTGGCAGCCGGTGTCAGGCCAGCTCGCCGACAGCTTCTGA
- a CDS encoding MFS transporter, translating to MTTSVRPAEEIKRLDARGLGLLLVLSGALFLEGADIAMLAVALPSIGAEFDLSAGGLQWVMSAYVLGYGGFLLLGGRAADLLGRRRMFLISLAVFVVFSGVGGLATESWMLVVARFVTGVAAAFMTPAGLSIITTTYAEGAAREKALLIYGAAGAAGFSLGLVMGGFLTLADWRWVFFAPVIMSGLILAAALRLVPVDSVAVRRRVRELDLGGAAALAAGLLLLVYTLERASHSSLVTTAATGLAAVAALASFVWIERRTPEPLVRLGILRTGTVVRVNAVGLLFMGAFFSFQFVVVLYLQELRGWSTLETSLTLVIMAIDGILAPTLTPWLVTRFGHAPVLAAGVGAQFLAFALFLPMTADWSYFAMLPSLVAMGFAFTLAYGTLAIAATDGVDDSEHGLAGGLLYTSFQIGGAVGLAVVSAVLVAVADGATYTLDDYRAALLVPLVAATIAVGVSLANAVVRPRSSGVAG from the coding sequence ATGACCACGTCAGTCCGACCGGCCGAGGAGATCAAGCGCCTCGACGCGCGAGGCCTCGGCCTGCTGCTCGTCCTGAGCGGTGCGCTGTTCCTCGAGGGCGCCGACATCGCGATGCTCGCGGTCGCCCTGCCGTCGATCGGCGCCGAGTTCGACCTGAGCGCCGGCGGCCTGCAGTGGGTCATGAGTGCGTACGTCCTGGGCTACGGCGGGTTCCTCCTCCTCGGTGGTCGCGCCGCCGACCTGCTGGGACGGCGACGGATGTTCCTGATCTCGCTCGCGGTCTTCGTCGTGTTCTCCGGAGTCGGCGGTCTGGCCACCGAGTCCTGGATGCTCGTCGTGGCACGCTTCGTCACGGGTGTGGCGGCCGCGTTCATGACGCCCGCCGGCCTGTCGATCATCACGACCACATACGCCGAGGGCGCCGCCCGCGAGAAGGCACTCTTGATCTACGGCGCGGCGGGCGCAGCCGGGTTCAGCCTGGGACTCGTCATGGGTGGCTTCTTGACTCTGGCCGACTGGCGCTGGGTCTTCTTCGCCCCGGTCATCATGTCGGGATTGATCCTGGCGGCCGCACTCCGGCTCGTCCCGGTGGACTCCGTCGCGGTGCGCAGGCGGGTCCGCGAGCTCGACCTGGGCGGTGCAGCGGCCCTGGCCGCCGGTTTGCTGCTGCTCGTCTACACGCTCGAGCGAGCCTCGCACAGCTCCCTGGTCACGACGGCCGCGACGGGGCTCGCAGCGGTGGCCGCGCTGGCCTCGTTCGTGTGGATCGAGCGCCGGACGCCGGAGCCGCTGGTACGACTCGGCATCCTCCGTACGGGGACGGTCGTGCGAGTGAACGCGGTAGGACTGCTGTTCATGGGTGCGTTCTTCAGCTTCCAGTTCGTCGTGGTGCTCTATCTCCAGGAGCTGCGCGGCTGGTCGACGCTCGAGACGAGCCTGACCCTCGTCATCATGGCGATTGACGGCATCCTGGCACCGACGCTGACCCCCTGGCTGGTCACGCGGTTCGGGCACGCTCCGGTTCTCGCGGCAGGTGTCGGCGCACAGTTCCTCGCCTTCGCCCTGTTCCTGCCGATGACCGCCGACTGGTCGTACTTCGCGATGCTCCCCAGCCTCGTCGCGATGGGCTTCGCGTTCACCCTCGCCTACGGAACGCTCGCGATCGCCGCGACGGACGGGGTCGACGACTCCGAGCACGGCCTCGCCGGCGGGCTCCTCTACACGTCGTTCCAGATCGGCGGCGCGGTCGGCCTCGCGGTGGTCTCCGCCGTCCTCGTCGCGGTCGCGGACGGTGCGACGTACACGCTCGACGACTACCGCGCCGCGCTGCTCGTCCCGCTGGTCGCCGCCACGATCGCCGTCGGGGTCAGCCTGGCGAACGCCGTCGTGAGACCAAGATCAAGTGGCGTCGCAGGGTGA
- a CDS encoding helix-turn-helix domain-containing protein codes for MEEGTSTSPGSCDVTGETDALQWDTREGCEVRQILDRIADKWSLMVISLLGHRTLRFTELKREIDGVSQRMLTVTLRHLERDGLIERTVHPVVPPRVDYALTDLGCGLIETIQTLVRWTEGNQEAIIRARLAFDQRQNEGAPVS; via the coding sequence ATGGAAGAAGGCACTTCAACGTCACCCGGTTCCTGCGACGTAACCGGCGAGACCGACGCGCTCCAGTGGGACACCCGCGAGGGCTGCGAGGTCAGGCAGATCCTCGACCGTATCGCCGACAAGTGGTCGCTCATGGTGATCTCACTGCTCGGGCACCGGACGCTGCGGTTCACCGAGCTCAAGCGCGAGATCGACGGTGTCAGCCAGCGCATGCTGACCGTGACGCTGCGCCACCTCGAACGTGACGGGCTGATCGAGCGCACGGTCCACCCGGTCGTCCCACCGCGCGTCGACTACGCCCTGACGGACCTCGGCTGCGGACTCATCGAGACGATCCAGACGCTCGTCCGGTGGACCGAGGGCAACCAGGAAGCCATCATCCGCGCCCGGCTCGCGTTCGACCAGCGACAGAACGAGGGTGCCCCGGTCTCATAG
- a CDS encoding PadR family transcriptional regulator, whose amino-acid sequence MALEHAILVSLAEKSASGYDLARRFDASIGHFWKASHQQIYKVLGRMEADKWVEAHLVEQSGRPDKKVYAITGEGRDELRRWSSMPTPIEAPRSEIAVKVRGLRFGDRDAVLSDVRTRRQAHVAQLAYYEASAAKHYPDPPAVAEDELGAYLVLRAGIMQEQTGIAWCDEILQAFGTDR is encoded by the coding sequence ATGGCGCTCGAGCACGCGATCCTGGTGTCCCTCGCGGAGAAGTCCGCGTCGGGCTACGACCTCGCACGCCGCTTCGACGCCTCGATCGGTCACTTCTGGAAGGCCAGCCACCAGCAGATCTACAAGGTGCTGGGCCGCATGGAGGCCGACAAGTGGGTCGAGGCCCACCTCGTCGAGCAGTCGGGGCGGCCGGACAAGAAGGTGTACGCCATCACCGGCGAAGGCCGTGACGAGCTCCGGCGCTGGTCGTCGATGCCGACGCCGATCGAGGCACCGCGCAGCGAGATCGCGGTCAAGGTCAGAGGGCTGCGCTTCGGCGATCGTGACGCGGTGCTCTCGGACGTACGCACCCGGCGCCAGGCACACGTCGCACAGCTCGCCTACTACGAGGCCAGCGCAGCGAAGCACTATCCCGATCCGCCGGCGGTCGCCGAGGACGAGCTCGGCGCCTACCTCGTCCTGCGCGCCGGCATCATGCAGGAGCAGACCGGCATCGCGTGGTGCGACGAGATCCTTCAGGCGTTCGGGACGGACCGATGA
- a CDS encoding SCO4848 family membrane protein: protein MISKLAARFLIVAGVFNIVIWPRFAKAIVDDDRAWDGEHWHSAPTAFFWVHAVLITTAIVIGLGVLLVGVRAHRSVPNA from the coding sequence GTGATCTCCAAGCTGGCAGCCAGGTTCCTGATCGTCGCGGGCGTGTTCAACATCGTGATCTGGCCGCGGTTCGCCAAGGCGATCGTCGACGACGACCGCGCGTGGGACGGCGAGCACTGGCACAGTGCCCCGACGGCGTTCTTCTGGGTGCATGCCGTGCTGATCACGACGGCGATCGTGATCGGCCTGGGCGTGCTGCTGGTCGGCGTACGTGCTCATCGGTCCGTCCCGAACGCCTGA
- a CDS encoding nuclear transport factor 2 family protein codes for MKEFRAAVEAGDFAALGDLLAEDVVFRSPVAFKPYEGRPIVAAILRGVGRVFTEFRYVRELADPSTGSGGKSTGSALVFETVVDGVSVNGIDLIRTNEAGLISELTVMVRPLSGANALAQAMGAQFDQIQSEAVAEMTGETR; via the coding sequence GTGAAAGAGTTTCGCGCTGCCGTCGAGGCCGGTGACTTCGCCGCGCTCGGCGACCTGCTGGCCGAGGACGTGGTGTTCCGCAGCCCCGTCGCCTTCAAGCCGTACGAGGGCCGGCCGATCGTGGCGGCGATCCTCCGGGGCGTCGGGCGGGTGTTCACCGAGTTCCGGTACGTCCGAGAGCTCGCCGACCCGTCGACAGGCTCAGGGGGCAAGTCAACGGGCTCCGCGCTGGTCTTCGAGACCGTCGTCGACGGCGTGAGCGTCAACGGGATCGACCTGATCCGCACCAACGAGGCCGGTCTGATCAGCGAGCTCACCGTGATGGTGCGGCCGCTCTCGGGCGCCAACGCCCTCGCCCAGGCCATGGGCGCGCAGTTCGACCAGATCCAGAGCGAAGCCGTCGCCGAGATGACCGGAGAGACCCGATGA
- a CDS encoding NADPH-dependent 2,4-dienoyl-CoA reductase, whose amino-acid sequence MTPYPHLLEPLDLGHTTLRNRVIMGSMHTGMEDRAKHLPELAAYFAERAKGGVALSVTGGYAPNWHGWLLPFGSLMTSKKLADKHRLVTDAVHEHDGKIAMQLLHAGRYGYHPFKRAASSKPSPITPMGKPKAMSTKEVDQTITDFANSAKLARRAGYDGVEIMGSEGYLINQMLTARTNDRTDKWGGSAENRMRFPVEIVERVREAVGDDFIVMYRMSLLDLVDDAQSWDETVALAKKIEAAGVSIINTGIGWHEARIPTIVTSVPRGAFSWITGKLRPEVSVPVVASNRINTPEIAEEIIASGQADLVSMARPLLSDPYFVAKAAENRADEINTCIACNQACLDHTFQNKRASCMINPRAGHETSLVLSPTRTTKRIAVVGAGPAGLAAAAELAGRGHTVELFEALPEVGGQFRLAMQIPGKEEFKETIRYYSRRLELGGVKVHLGTKATVDDLASFDEVVVATGVEPRIPSIPGVDHPKVVNYQDVIRHRTPVGRRVAVMGAGGIGFDVSEFLLHDPDESVEHWMERWGVTDPEVARGGLATKVKAPPRREVVLLQRKTTELGKGLGKTTGWVHRQTLKDSAVEMVKGVTYDRIDDDGLHITVATGKDSSESRVLDVDTIVLCTGQESVRDLIEPLEALGKPVHVIGGADVAAELDAKRAIKQATELAARL is encoded by the coding sequence ATGACCCCGTACCCGCACCTGCTCGAGCCGCTCGACCTCGGGCACACGACCCTGCGCAACCGCGTGATCATGGGCTCGATGCACACCGGCATGGAGGACCGGGCCAAGCACCTGCCCGAGCTCGCGGCGTACTTCGCCGAGCGCGCCAAGGGTGGCGTCGCCTTGTCGGTGACCGGCGGCTACGCGCCCAACTGGCACGGCTGGCTGCTGCCGTTCGGCTCCCTGATGACGTCCAAGAAGCTGGCCGACAAGCACCGCCTCGTGACCGACGCCGTGCACGAGCACGACGGCAAGATCGCGATGCAGCTACTGCACGCGGGTCGCTACGGCTACCACCCCTTCAAGCGCGCGGCGTCGAGCAAGCCGTCGCCGATCACGCCGATGGGCAAGCCCAAGGCGATGTCGACCAAGGAGGTCGACCAGACGATCACGGACTTCGCCAACTCGGCGAAGCTTGCTCGCCGGGCCGGCTACGACGGCGTCGAGATCATGGGCTCCGAGGGCTACCTGATCAACCAGATGCTGACGGCGCGGACCAACGACCGTACGGACAAGTGGGGCGGCAGCGCCGAGAACCGCATGCGCTTCCCCGTCGAGATCGTCGAGCGCGTGCGCGAGGCGGTCGGCGACGACTTCATCGTGATGTACCGGATGTCGTTGCTCGACCTCGTCGACGACGCGCAGAGCTGGGACGAGACCGTCGCGCTGGCCAAGAAGATCGAGGCGGCCGGCGTCTCGATCATCAACACCGGCATCGGCTGGCACGAGGCCCGCATCCCCACGATCGTCACGTCGGTGCCGCGGGGTGCGTTCTCGTGGATCACCGGCAAGCTGCGGCCCGAGGTGTCGGTGCCGGTCGTGGCGTCCAACCGCATCAACACCCCCGAGATCGCCGAGGAGATCATCGCCTCGGGCCAGGCCGACCTCGTGTCGATGGCGCGGCCCCTGCTGTCGGATCCGTACTTCGTCGCCAAGGCCGCCGAGAACCGCGCCGACGAGATCAACACGTGCATCGCGTGCAACCAGGCATGCCTCGACCACACGTTCCAGAACAAGCGCGCGAGCTGCATGATCAACCCGCGCGCGGGTCACGAGACGTCGCTCGTCCTGTCCCCCACACGTACGACCAAGCGCATCGCCGTCGTCGGTGCCGGCCCGGCCGGCCTGGCGGCGGCTGCCGAGCTGGCGGGCCGCGGTCACACCGTGGAGCTGTTCGAGGCGTTGCCGGAGGTCGGCGGCCAGTTCCGGCTCGCGATGCAGATCCCGGGCAAGGAGGAGTTCAAGGAGACGATCCGCTACTACTCGCGGCGTCTCGAGCTCGGCGGGGTCAAGGTCCACCTCGGCACCAAGGCGACGGTCGACGACCTGGCGAGCTTCGACGAGGTCGTCGTGGCCACCGGCGTCGAGCCCCGCATCCCGTCGATCCCGGGCGTCGACCATCCCAAGGTCGTCAATTACCAGGACGTCATCCGGCATCGCACTCCCGTTGGTCGGCGCGTCGCCGTGATGGGTGCCGGCGGCATCGGGTTCGACGTGTCGGAGTTCCTGCTGCACGATCCCGACGAGTCGGTCGAGCACTGGATGGAGCGCTGGGGCGTGACGGATCCCGAGGTCGCACGCGGCGGCCTGGCCACCAAGGTCAAGGCTCCGCCGCGGCGCGAGGTCGTCCTGCTGCAGCGCAAGACCACCGAGCTCGGCAAGGGTCTCGGCAAGACCACGGGCTGGGTGCACCGGCAGACCCTCAAGGACTCCGCCGTCGAGATGGTCAAGGGCGTCACGTACGACCGCATCGACGACGACGGCCTGCACATCACCGTCGCCACCGGCAAGGACTCATCGGAGTCGCGCGTCCTCGACGTCGACACGATCGTCCTGTGCACGGGGCAGGAGTCCGTACGCGACCTGATCGAGCCCTTGGAGGCGCTCGGGAAGCCGGTGCACGTCATCGGTGGTGCCGACGTCGCCGCCGAGCTCGACGCCAAGCGCGCCATCAAGCAGGCCACCGAGCTCGCCGCGCGCCTCTAG
- a CDS encoding response regulator transcription factor, which translates to MTLRVLLADDQALLREAFRTLLDTGDDITVVGEAGDGKEAVKLTRELRPDVVIMDIRMPEMDGLAATSEICADPELHASRILILTTYETDEHVAQALRAGASGFIGKGIGAADLLAAVRTIADGETLLSPTATRALVARFLASPDDAPAQPPEQLAELTPREREMVALVATGLSNSEIAEREFLSPFTVRAHVQRAMTKLHARDRAQLVVIAYQTGLVRADS; encoded by the coding sequence ATGACGCTCCGGGTGCTGCTCGCCGACGACCAGGCCTTGCTTCGCGAAGCCTTCCGGACCCTGCTCGACACCGGTGACGACATCACGGTCGTCGGTGAGGCCGGCGACGGCAAGGAGGCCGTGAAGCTCACCCGCGAGCTGCGGCCCGACGTGGTCATCATGGACATCCGCATGCCCGAGATGGACGGCCTCGCTGCGACGTCGGAGATCTGCGCCGACCCGGAGCTGCACGCCAGCCGCATCCTGATCCTCACGACGTACGAGACCGATGAACACGTCGCTCAGGCGCTGCGCGCGGGAGCCAGCGGTTTCATCGGCAAGGGCATCGGCGCCGCCGACCTGCTGGCTGCAGTCCGTACGATCGCCGACGGCGAGACCCTGCTCTCGCCCACCGCGACCCGAGCGCTGGTGGCGCGGTTCCTGGCCTCGCCCGACGATGCACCGGCGCAGCCGCCTGAGCAGTTGGCCGAGCTCACTCCCCGCGAACGCGAGATGGTGGCGCTGGTCGCGACGGGTCTGTCCAACTCAGAGATTGCGGAGCGGGAGTTCCTCAGCCCGTTCACGGTGCGCGCCCACGTGCAGAGGGCCATGACGAAGCTGCACGCCCGCGACCGCGCGCAGCTCGTCGTCATCGCGTACCAGACCGGTCTGGTACGCGCCGACAGCTAG
- a CDS encoding sensor histidine kinase, with product MTDAGGSPARPRHTWWREGAIVATAFALCAAGGGLRVNDTVTWPPAAAYVIAAVSSAALLMRHRAPLWTLAVTTGCGMLVAPLDLLLTPLIVAPAVISAYVLSVRLERRVTAAALATSSALLVASTALFGNLSWQDGSRLAVVAAFPLVAGVLGHSTQNRRAYLAAVEERAHRAEESRDSEAQRRVAEERLRIARELHDVVAHQITLASAQATVAAHLFDTRPEQTRRNLDQLIETTGNALDDLRATVGLLRQADDTAEPVEPAPGLSRLAPLLESFRRAGLDVALHQEGGARPLPPGVDLTAYRIIQEALTNVTKHAGTGTARVGLAWSRDRVTITIDDDGTTAAAASGRAPGYGLMGMRERATAVGGTLSAGRRADGGFRVFAELPLPPVKESSRADAGEAGDDR from the coding sequence ATGACCGACGCAGGTGGCTCCCCCGCGCGACCGCGGCACACGTGGTGGCGTGAGGGAGCGATCGTCGCGACGGCCTTCGCGCTGTGCGCGGCAGGCGGTGGGCTCCGCGTCAACGACACGGTGACCTGGCCGCCCGCCGCCGCGTACGTCATCGCCGCCGTGTCGAGTGCGGCACTGCTGATGCGGCATCGCGCACCCCTGTGGACGCTGGCTGTCACGACGGGGTGCGGCATGCTGGTCGCACCGCTCGACCTGCTCCTGACGCCTCTCATCGTGGCGCCCGCCGTGATCAGCGCCTATGTGCTCTCCGTACGCCTCGAAAGGCGGGTGACGGCCGCGGCCCTGGCCACCTCCTCAGCGTTGCTGGTCGCCTCGACGGCCCTGTTCGGCAACCTCTCGTGGCAGGACGGGAGCCGGCTGGCGGTCGTCGCCGCGTTCCCCTTGGTGGCGGGCGTGCTGGGTCACTCGACGCAGAACCGGCGGGCCTACCTCGCCGCCGTCGAGGAGCGGGCGCATCGCGCAGAGGAGAGCCGTGACAGCGAGGCTCAGCGGAGGGTCGCCGAGGAGCGATTGCGCATCGCCCGCGAGCTGCACGACGTGGTGGCGCACCAGATCACGCTGGCCAGCGCACAGGCCACGGTCGCCGCGCACCTCTTCGACACCCGGCCGGAGCAGACCCGCAGGAACCTGGACCAGCTCATCGAGACCACCGGCAACGCGCTCGACGACCTGCGGGCGACGGTGGGTCTGCTGCGTCAGGCCGATGACACGGCCGAGCCGGTCGAGCCGGCGCCCGGGTTGTCCCGACTCGCACCCCTGCTCGAGTCGTTTCGCCGTGCCGGTCTCGACGTGGCGCTGCACCAGGAGGGCGGGGCCAGGCCCCTGCCACCCGGGGTCGACCTCACCGCGTACCGCATCATCCAGGAGGCGTTGACCAACGTGACCAAGCATGCCGGGACCGGCACCGCACGGGTGGGCCTTGCCTGGAGCCGGGACCGGGTGACCATCACGATCGACGACGACGGGACAACTGCTGCCGCGGCGTCGGGGCGGGCACCCGGCTACGGCCTGATGGGCATGCGCGAGCGCGCCACCGCGGTGGGGGGCACGCTGTCGGCGGGCCGTCGGGCCGACGGCGGGTTCCGCGTCTTCGCCGAGCTCCCCCTGCCACCGGTCAAGGAGTCCTCGCGGGCCGATGCCGGAGAAGCTGGTGATGATCGATGA